A genome region from Schaalia sp. 19OD2882 includes the following:
- the recO gene encoding DNA repair protein RecO, which translates to MRTYRDEAVVLRTHKLGEADRIVTLLTREHGQVRAVAKGVRRTTSKFGARLEPFGVIDVQLHKGRTLDTVTQVETITAHGHDLAADFDLYACAHVLVETAERLTGDGEDSTHSQYLLLVGALFALSHRRHDPNLVLTSYMLRALAIAGWAPSCFDCAVCGSQGPHRSFSIPEGGAVCLACRPTGAAAPSPEAMDLMGDLLSGDWGRADASETWARGEARALVTSYTQWHLERRLRSVQVLERSRA; encoded by the coding sequence TTGAGGACCTATCGTGACGAGGCCGTCGTGCTGCGCACCCACAAACTGGGTGAAGCCGACCGCATTGTCACCCTGCTGACCCGCGAACACGGCCAGGTCCGAGCTGTGGCCAAAGGGGTGCGGCGCACCACCTCGAAGTTCGGGGCACGCCTGGAACCCTTCGGCGTCATCGACGTCCAATTGCACAAGGGCCGCACCCTGGACACGGTGACCCAGGTCGAAACCATCACCGCACACGGCCACGACCTGGCCGCCGACTTCGACCTCTACGCCTGCGCGCATGTCCTGGTCGAAACGGCCGAACGCCTCACCGGCGACGGTGAGGACTCCACCCACAGCCAGTACCTGCTGCTCGTGGGCGCCCTCTTCGCCCTGTCCCACCGCAGACACGACCCGAATCTGGTCCTCACCTCGTACATGCTGCGGGCCCTTGCCATCGCCGGATGGGCGCCCTCGTGCTTCGACTGCGCCGTGTGCGGCTCTCAGGGGCCCCACCGGTCCTTCTCCATCCCCGAGGGCGGCGCCGTGTGCCTCGCCTGTCGACCCACGGGGGCGGCGGCGCCCTCACCGGAGGCCATGGACCTCATGGGAGACCTCTTGTCAGGGGACTGGGGGCGGGCCGACGCTTCCGAAACCTGGGCGCGAGGCGAGGCACGCGCCCTGGTGACCTCCTACACCCAGTGGCATCTGGAACGGCGCCTGCGTTCGGTCCAGGTCCTCGAGAGGAGTCGCGCATGA
- a CDS encoding OmpA family protein: MSTSRTPVTARFALALPAILALVGLSACGGNTAPNSSASPTRTEAAQSAAPADEDAAEESAVADAAGVPAVPGYAPGEIPPIPLFVVPDTSLISSKDASFDLSTTTELTSIPGVRVSPAKCGASGLVSGATVFGPDGSANRSDGTGATINGGDGTGNYSDGSVSIINGGDGSGNYSDGSRTLIVASDGSGNYSDPFITVVVGADGSGNYSNSQTGQTIIVGGDGSGSYSAGTVAITNNGDGSGTYAGPGLSIVNDGEGQATVNGTLIDAKPLPPVGKIGKMAPVPAIAPVKACGTLITLEDGVLFDFGKSEIRPDARATIDKVAQVFTTLKVPAATVTGHTDSVSDEAFNLTLSQERADAVVTAMQGAGVTANLTAEGKGESQPVAANENPDGSDNPAGRQLNRRVEIFVPSF, from the coding sequence ATGAGCACATCCCGCACCCCGGTCACTGCCCGATTTGCCCTTGCCCTTCCCGCGATCCTCGCCCTCGTCGGCCTCAGCGCCTGCGGTGGCAACACCGCCCCGAACTCCTCCGCCAGTCCCACCCGGACCGAAGCCGCCCAGAGTGCGGCACCTGCGGACGAGGACGCGGCCGAAGAAAGCGCAGTCGCCGATGCTGCTGGCGTGCCGGCAGTGCCGGGTTACGCGCCCGGGGAGATCCCCCCGATCCCCCTCTTCGTGGTCCCGGACACCTCGCTGATCTCCTCGAAGGATGCAAGCTTTGACCTGTCCACCACCACCGAGCTCACGAGCATTCCGGGTGTGAGGGTCTCACCGGCCAAATGCGGTGCTTCGGGCCTGGTCTCCGGCGCCACGGTCTTCGGCCCGGACGGGTCCGCCAACCGCTCCGATGGCACAGGGGCGACGATCAACGGCGGGGACGGCACCGGAAACTACTCCGACGGTTCCGTGTCGATCATCAACGGCGGCGACGGTTCGGGCAACTACTCTGACGGCTCCCGAACCCTCATCGTCGCCTCCGACGGTTCGGGCAACTACTCAGACCCGTTCATCACGGTGGTGGTGGGCGCTGACGGTTCCGGAAACTACTCGAACTCGCAGACGGGGCAGACCATCATCGTCGGCGGTGACGGGTCCGGCAGCTACTCCGCGGGCACGGTCGCCATCACGAACAACGGTGACGGGTCGGGCACCTATGCCGGCCCCGGCCTCAGCATCGTCAACGACGGCGAAGGCCAGGCCACGGTCAACGGCACCCTCATCGACGCCAAGCCCCTGCCTCCCGTCGGCAAGATCGGCAAGATGGCCCCCGTTCCCGCAATCGCCCCCGTCAAAGCCTGCGGAACCCTCATCACTCTTGAAGACGGCGTCCTCTTCGACTTCGGCAAGTCGGAGATCCGCCCGGACGCCCGGGCCACCATCGACAAGGTCGCCCAGGTCTTCACCACCCTCAAGGTGCCGGCCGCCACCGTGACCGGACACACCGACTCCGTCTCGGACGAGGCCTTCAACCTCACGCTCTCCCAGGAGCGCGCCGACGCCGTGGTCACAGCCATGCAGGGCGCCGGCGTGACCGCGAACCTCACTGCCGAAGGCAAGGGGGAGTCCCAGCCGGTGGCCGCCAACGAGAACCCGGACGGCTCCGACAACCCGGCGGGCCGCCAACTCAACCGGCGGGTGGAGATCTTCGTCCCCAGCTTCTGA
- a CDS encoding OmpA family protein: MVTLRRSRVTSCVCIAVLALAASCLTGCGGSSGGSGQDQSAGATAEKTSVLSDGEAGESSASSSQVRTDLSGLPAVPGFAPGEIPPIPMFQFPDTSVVSGAQSKFSIETFKALSGVPGVSVAAAKCNGTQVVSGTTVLYGDGSGHTSQSGREVVNYGNGAGNYSDGTVTITNYGNGAAHYENTATQESIDIYESGAASYKNVTTGREVNVYESGAANLTDPAMGLEINIYDSGAGNYTRGDVQIVNDGDGSGRYEGPGLTIVNHGDGTGQINDVAVHMEKIPPLARLQKIPPIPAVKPIESCGTVITLEDGVLFDFGKSEVRADARSTISTLAGVFTSLSVPSATVTGHTDSVSDEAFNQTLSEQRAAAVVEALQAVGVKAALSAEGKGESQPVAPNENADGSDNPSGRQLNRRVEIFVPAF, from the coding sequence ATGGTGACCCTGCGCCGATCCCGCGTGACTTCCTGTGTGTGCATTGCCGTCCTCGCCTTGGCCGCGTCCTGCCTTACGGGGTGCGGTGGCTCTTCCGGTGGGTCGGGCCAGGACCAGTCCGCCGGGGCCACTGCGGAGAAGACCTCCGTCCTGAGCGATGGTGAGGCAGGCGAGAGTTCCGCCTCCTCATCGCAGGTGCGGACCGACCTGTCCGGTCTGCCTGCGGTGCCCGGCTTCGCGCCGGGCGAGATCCCGCCCATCCCCATGTTCCAGTTCCCGGACACTTCGGTGGTCTCCGGCGCGCAGTCGAAGTTCTCCATCGAGACCTTCAAGGCACTGTCCGGTGTGCCCGGAGTCAGCGTGGCTGCCGCCAAGTGCAACGGGACCCAGGTGGTCTCCGGTACGACGGTCCTGTACGGCGACGGTTCCGGACACACCAGTCAGAGCGGGAGGGAGGTCGTCAACTACGGCAATGGTGCGGGCAACTACTCCGATGGGACGGTGACGATCACCAACTACGGCAACGGCGCCGCCCACTACGAGAACACTGCCACCCAGGAGAGCATCGACATCTATGAAAGCGGCGCCGCCTCCTACAAGAACGTGACCACCGGCCGTGAGGTCAACGTCTACGAGTCGGGAGCCGCGAACCTCACGGACCCGGCGATGGGCCTGGAGATCAACATCTACGACAGCGGCGCCGGGAACTACACCCGCGGTGACGTCCAGATCGTCAACGACGGTGACGGCTCAGGCAGGTACGAAGGCCCGGGGCTGACGATCGTCAATCACGGCGATGGCACAGGCCAGATCAATGACGTGGCCGTGCACATGGAGAAGATCCCGCCTCTGGCCCGCCTCCAGAAGATCCCACCGATTCCCGCTGTCAAACCGATCGAGTCCTGCGGAACGGTCATCACTTTGGAAGACGGTGTGCTCTTCGACTTCGGCAAGTCGGAGGTGCGTGCCGATGCCCGGTCCACCATTTCGACTTTGGCGGGGGTCTTCACTTCCTTGTCCGTTCCCAGTGCCACGGTGACCGGGCACACCGACTCGGTTTCCGATGAGGCCTTCAATCAGACTTTGTCGGAGCAGCGTGCTGCTGCGGTGGTCGAGGCGCTGCAGGCTGTGGGGGTCAAGGCCGCGTTGAGTGCCGAAGGCAAGGGGGAGTCCCAGCCTGTGGCTCCCAATGAGAATGCGGACGGGTCGGACAATCCGTCGGGCCGTCAGCTCAACCGCCGGGTGGAGATCTTCGTCCCGGCCTTCTGA
- a CDS encoding OmpA family protein codes for MSTRRTRVHRMARLAASGALVLVPLTGCGITLLHGPTEVDPAAHQWQDAEGPGQDDSEGEDGADGDGLVSGAALAKVPTVPGYAPGQIPPIPLVRIPDPSIVAGASSTFTSESAKALASTPGIFVELATCEGSGVKPGWTVLHPDDGGETAQDGTSAAGNGTGMGTYSDGTVNIVNHGDGSVVHQNIVTQQNLNVLPDGSGNYNDLTSGLQILLHSDGSGHLDDPAADLSISIAGDGGGSVTWGEVSVTNFGDGSGRYQSRTLVISNEGEGWADVNGVRVAAEPLPPVGKLGRLKPLPAVAPTESCGTLILVEDSALFDFGKSEVRADARSTISTLAGVFTSLSVPSATVTGHTDSVSDEAFNQTLSEQRAAAVVEALQAVGVKAALSAEGKGESQPVAPNENADGSDNPSGRQLNRRVEIFVPNF; via the coding sequence ATGTCGACTCGCCGCACTCGTGTGCACCGCATGGCCCGGTTGGCTGCATCAGGCGCCCTCGTCCTCGTCCCCCTCACCGGATGTGGGATCACGCTGCTGCACGGCCCGACCGAGGTGGATCCCGCAGCGCACCAGTGGCAGGACGCCGAGGGCCCGGGCCAGGACGACAGTGAAGGCGAGGACGGGGCCGACGGCGACGGACTCGTCTCCGGCGCCGCTCTGGCGAAGGTGCCCACCGTCCCCGGATACGCTCCGGGGCAGATCCCGCCCATCCCGTTGGTCCGCATCCCCGACCCGTCGATCGTCGCCGGAGCCTCCTCCACCTTCACCTCCGAGAGCGCGAAGGCCCTGGCTTCGACTCCGGGAATCTTCGTCGAGCTGGCCACCTGTGAAGGCAGCGGCGTGAAACCCGGGTGGACGGTGCTCCACCCGGACGACGGTGGGGAAACGGCCCAGGACGGGACGTCGGCGGCCGGCAACGGCACGGGCATGGGCACCTACTCGGACGGCACCGTGAACATCGTCAACCACGGCGACGGTTCGGTTGTCCACCAGAACATCGTCACCCAGCAGAACCTCAACGTCCTCCCCGACGGGTCGGGGAACTACAACGACCTGACCAGCGGATTGCAGATCCTGCTCCACTCCGACGGATCCGGACACCTGGACGATCCGGCTGCGGACCTGTCGATCTCCATTGCGGGCGACGGGGGTGGAAGCGTCACCTGGGGGGAGGTTTCCGTGACCAACTTCGGTGACGGTTCCGGACGTTACCAGTCGCGGACCCTGGTCATTTCCAATGAGGGAGAAGGGTGGGCGGACGTCAACGGAGTGAGGGTGGCGGCTGAGCCTCTCCCTCCTGTCGGCAAGCTCGGCAGACTCAAGCCGCTGCCGGCGGTGGCTCCCACCGAGTCCTGTGGCACGCTGATCCTCGTCGAGGACAGCGCGCTCTTCGACTTCGGCAAGTCGGAGGTGCGTGCCGATGCCCGGTCCACCATTTCGACTTTGGCGGGGGTCTTCACTTCCTTGTCCGTTCCCAGTGCCACGGTGACCGGGCACACCGACTCGGTTTCCGATGAGGCCTTCAATCAGACTTTGTCGGAGCAGCGTGCTGCTGCGGTGGTCGAGGCGCTGCAGGCTGTGGGGGTCAAGGCCGCGTTGAGTGCCGAAGGCAAGGGGGAGTCCCAGCCTGTGGCTCCCAATGAGAATGCGGACGGGTCGGACAATCCGTCGGGCCGTCAGCTCAACCGCCGGGTGGAGATCTTCGTCCCGAACTTCTGA
- the leuA gene encoding 2-isopropylmalate synthase produces MPVRKYRAFLDTNPIDLPDRQWPSRRMTAAPRWLSTDLRDGNQSLIEPMDPARKRRMFDLLVRLGYKEIEIGFPAASQTDFDFVRSLVQADAVPEDVTLSVLTQSRAELIERTMDALVGLPRATVHLYNATSPLFRQLVFRNDRSQTVELAVDGTREVIARADKVLGEDTIFGFEYSPEIFVDTELHFALEICESVMDVWEPAHDREIILNLPATVERATPNVYADQIEYMSRHLSRRDFIALSAHPHNDRGTGVASAELAVLAGADRIEGCLLGQGERTGNVDLVTLGLNLFSQGIDPGVDLSDVDEIRRTVEYCTSMETPARTPYVGELVYTSFSGSHQDAIKKGFAARKAKVAEAGGVEEDVVWELPYLPIDPHDVGRSYEAVVRVNSQSGKGGVAYLMSASHNLDLPRRLQIEFSRVVQHHTDTFGGEIDPGQLWQIFADEYLPTSAAQGLVPWGRFELGTSRVATDSEDTVHLAVTLRDKGTPVEVEADGNGPIDAFVQALHGFDLDVRILDYAEHAMSQGRDAKAASYVEAAVDGKIVWGVGIDPSITRATYKAVISAVNRALR; encoded by the coding sequence ATGCCCGTACGCAAGTACCGTGCCTTCCTCGACACGAACCCCATCGACCTGCCCGACCGCCAGTGGCCCTCACGCCGCATGACTGCGGCCCCCCGATGGCTGTCCACCGACCTGCGTGACGGCAACCAGTCCCTCATCGAGCCGATGGACCCCGCCCGCAAGCGCCGCATGTTCGACCTGCTTGTGCGTCTGGGCTACAAGGAGATCGAGATCGGCTTCCCAGCCGCCTCACAGACCGACTTCGACTTCGTCCGCTCCCTGGTCCAGGCCGACGCAGTGCCCGAGGACGTCACCTTGTCGGTTCTGACCCAGTCGCGTGCCGAACTCATCGAACGCACCATGGACGCCCTCGTCGGACTGCCCCGCGCCACCGTCCACCTGTACAACGCCACCTCGCCCCTGTTCCGCCAACTCGTCTTCCGCAATGACCGCTCCCAGACCGTGGAACTTGCCGTGGACGGCACACGTGAGGTCATCGCCCGCGCCGACAAGGTCCTGGGGGAGGACACGATCTTCGGCTTCGAGTACTCGCCGGAGATCTTCGTCGACACCGAATTGCACTTCGCCCTGGAGATCTGCGAGTCGGTCATGGACGTGTGGGAGCCCGCCCATGACCGGGAGATCATCCTCAACCTGCCGGCCACCGTCGAACGCGCCACACCGAATGTGTACGCCGACCAGATCGAATACATGAGCCGCCACCTCAGCCGACGCGACTTCATCGCCCTTTCCGCCCACCCGCACAATGACCGCGGCACCGGTGTGGCCTCCGCCGAGCTGGCAGTCCTGGCCGGCGCAGACCGCATTGAAGGATGCCTTCTGGGCCAAGGGGAACGCACCGGCAACGTCGACCTGGTGACGCTGGGTCTGAACCTGTTCAGCCAAGGGATCGACCCGGGCGTCGACTTGTCCGACGTGGACGAGATCCGCCGCACGGTCGAGTACTGCACGTCGATGGAGACCCCGGCGCGCACCCCGTACGTGGGTGAACTCGTGTACACGAGCTTTTCCGGGTCCCATCAGGACGCCATCAAGAAGGGATTCGCCGCTCGCAAGGCCAAGGTGGCCGAGGCCGGCGGCGTCGAGGAGGACGTCGTCTGGGAGCTGCCCTACCTGCCGATCGACCCGCATGACGTGGGCCGCTCCTACGAGGCCGTCGTGCGCGTGAACAGCCAGTCCGGAAAGGGCGGCGTCGCCTACCTCATGTCCGCCTCCCACAACCTGGACCTGCCGCGCCGCCTGCAGATCGAGTTCTCCCGCGTGGTCCAGCACCACACGGACACCTTCGGCGGCGAGATCGACCCCGGTCAGCTCTGGCAGATCTTCGCCGACGAGTACCTGCCGACCTCCGCAGCGCAGGGTCTGGTCCCGTGGGGTCGTTTCGAGCTGGGCACCTCGCGGGTGGCCACCGACAGTGAGGACACGGTTCACCTGGCGGTGACCCTGCGTGACAAAGGGACTCCGGTCGAGGTCGAGGCCGACGGCAACGGCCCGATCGACGCCTTCGTGCAGGCCCTGCACGGCTTCGACCTGGATGTGAGGATCCTCGACTACGCCGAGCACGCGATGAGTCAGGGCCGTGACGCCAAGGCGGCGTCCTATGTGGAGGCCGCCGTGGACGGGAAGATCGTGTGGGGTGTGGGCATCGACCCGTCCATCACCAGGGCGACGTACAAGGCGGTGATCTCCGCGGTGAACCGGGCCCTGCGCTGA
- the amrS gene encoding AmmeMemoRadiSam system radical SAM enzyme, whose amino-acid sequence MIGRWHTRLSDGRLQCDLCPRHCRLREGQRGYCFVREAREGDIHLSTWGRSSGFAVDPIEKKPLNHFHPATPVLSFGTAGCNLGCRFCQNWEISTSRRWDTLAQVATPQRIASWCADHDIDQVAFTYNDPVVFAEYAVDVADACHDGGIRTVAVTAGWISAPARPAFFDAMDATNIDLKAFDRDLHRRLTGADLDDVLETIAWVAARGRMWMELTSLLIPGLNDDQRLLRAQVRWILDHAGPDVPLHFSAFHPDHRMRDHPPTPPSTLTRAREVALSEGLHHVYTGNVRDRQGGTTRCAHCAEVLIRRDRFAVTDYRLTPAGTCPTCGAKLAGRFGAAPGRASPIPWRACL is encoded by the coding sequence ATGATCGGGCGCTGGCACACCCGACTCTCGGACGGACGCCTGCAGTGCGACCTGTGCCCGCGTCACTGCCGCCTGCGAGAGGGACAGCGCGGGTACTGCTTCGTGCGCGAGGCCCGAGAAGGCGACATCCACCTGAGCACATGGGGACGCTCCAGCGGATTCGCCGTGGACCCCATCGAGAAGAAGCCCCTCAACCACTTCCACCCGGCAACACCTGTCCTGTCCTTCGGCACCGCAGGATGCAATCTCGGGTGCCGCTTCTGCCAGAACTGGGAGATCTCCACCTCTCGCCGGTGGGACACCCTGGCGCAGGTCGCCACTCCGCAACGCATTGCCTCATGGTGCGCGGACCACGACATCGACCAGGTCGCCTTCACCTACAACGACCCAGTGGTCTTCGCCGAATACGCCGTCGACGTCGCCGACGCCTGCCATGACGGGGGAATCCGTACGGTCGCCGTCACCGCAGGTTGGATCAGCGCCCCGGCCCGCCCCGCCTTCTTCGACGCCATGGACGCCACCAACATCGACCTCAAAGCCTTCGACCGTGACCTCCACCGGCGCCTCACGGGCGCCGACCTGGACGACGTCCTGGAAACCATCGCCTGGGTGGCCGCGCGCGGGCGCATGTGGATGGAACTCACGAGTTTGCTCATCCCGGGCCTCAATGACGACCAGCGGCTGCTGCGCGCCCAAGTCCGCTGGATCCTCGACCACGCCGGCCCCGACGTGCCCCTGCACTTCAGCGCCTTCCACCCGGACCACCGCATGAGGGACCACCCGCCCACCCCGCCCTCGACCTTGACGCGGGCCCGCGAAGTGGCCCTGTCCGAAGGACTGCACCACGTGTACACGGGCAATGTCCGCGACCGCCAGGGTGGGACGACCCGGTGTGCACACTGCGCTGAGGTGCTCATTCGGCGCGACCGCTTCGCCGTCACCGACTACCGCTTGACCCCGGCGGGCACCTGCCCCACCTGCGGGGCGAAGCTCGCGGGCCGTTTCGGCGCGGCGCCCGGCCGGGCCAGCCCCATCCCGTGGCGGGCGTGCCTGTGA
- the amrA gene encoding AmmeMemoRadiSam system protein A codes for MNATTHTPLAHGAGQELLRIVRCALEEEIAPGAPPSSEGKGSGRDGSVEPRLQVAPDVEAALDAPGACFVTLTLDGHLRGCVGTLQAHRSLRQDAAANAVAAGTLDPRFPRLTPGELGRIRIEVSVLTAPKPLDVSCRDDALGALRPGIDGVVWIDGTHRATFLPQVWQQLPDPHDFLAHLTRKAGMPSHHWGPHTHLQTYQVHSFTETEK; via the coding sequence ATGAACGCCACGACTCACACGCCTCTGGCCCACGGTGCGGGGCAGGAGCTGCTGCGCATCGTCCGGTGCGCCCTGGAAGAGGAGATAGCCCCCGGGGCGCCGCCCTCGTCGGAGGGAAAGGGCTCCGGAAGGGATGGCTCAGTAGAACCGAGGCTCCAGGTCGCCCCCGATGTCGAGGCAGCCCTGGATGCGCCCGGCGCATGCTTCGTCACTCTCACCCTGGACGGGCACCTGCGCGGATGCGTCGGCACCCTGCAGGCCCACCGCTCCCTTCGTCAGGACGCAGCCGCCAACGCCGTGGCCGCAGGCACCCTCGATCCCCGCTTCCCGCGCCTCACCCCCGGAGAACTCGGGAGGATCCGCATCGAAGTCAGCGTCCTGACGGCCCCGAAACCCCTGGACGTGTCCTGCCGCGACGACGCCCTGGGCGCCCTACGGCCCGGAATCGACGGGGTCGTGTGGATCGACGGAACCCACCGCGCCACCTTCCTGCCACAGGTCTGGCAGCAGTTGCCCGACCCCCACGACTTCCTGGCCCACCTGACCCGAAAAGCCGGCATGCCCTCCCACCACTGGGGGCCACACACGCACCTGCAGACCTACCAGGTCCACTCCTTCACCGAAACGGAGAAGTGA
- the amrB gene encoding AmmeMemoRadiSam system protein B, which translates to MASTDGKGPGRGVRPCAVAGLFYPADPARARAEVEALLTAADSRGGGSVDHRDVPRRGSAPKALIVPHAGWRYSGDLAALGWRTLVPLRGTVSRVVLLGPTHRVAVRGLALPDADHVDSPLGPLRVPVDEVLSRTAHLPTPVRVHAATHRDEHALEVHFPFIHRVLGQVQVIPLNVGVADPADVADVIEELWGGNESVIAVSSDLSHHLSDRQAQVVDAETITRVLDRQDVESGRACGASPLNGLLEVCRRRDLHPRLLGAHNSSTVNGDVGRVVGYATFAVQEKARP; encoded by the coding sequence ATGGCGTCAACGGATGGGAAAGGCCCGGGAAGGGGAGTGCGACCCTGCGCGGTGGCAGGACTCTTCTACCCGGCGGATCCGGCGCGGGCTCGCGCCGAAGTGGAGGCGCTGCTCACCGCTGCCGACAGCCGTGGGGGTGGCTCTGTCGACCACAGGGATGTTCCCCGGCGTGGGTCGGCCCCGAAGGCCCTCATCGTCCCCCACGCGGGCTGGAGGTACTCCGGCGACCTGGCAGCCCTCGGATGGCGCACATTGGTTCCACTACGAGGCACGGTCTCACGCGTGGTGCTCCTGGGCCCCACCCACCGAGTCGCCGTGCGCGGCCTGGCCCTGCCCGACGCCGACCACGTGGACTCGCCCTTGGGGCCCTTGCGCGTCCCCGTCGACGAGGTGCTCTCCCGCACCGCACACCTGCCCACCCCCGTCCGCGTACACGCCGCCACCCACCGTGACGAACACGCCCTGGAAGTGCACTTCCCCTTCATCCACCGTGTCCTTGGCCAGGTCCAGGTCATCCCCCTCAACGTGGGCGTGGCCGACCCCGCCGACGTCGCTGACGTCATCGAGGAACTCTGGGGCGGAAACGAGAGCGTCATTGCCGTGTCCAGCGACCTCTCTCATCACCTCAGCGACCGCCAGGCGCAAGTCGTCGACGCCGAGACCATCACCCGTGTCCTTGACCGCCAAGACGTCGAATCCGGCCGGGCCTGCGGAGCGAGCCCCCTGAACGGATTGCTGGAGGTGTGCAGACGTCGCGACCTCCACCCGCGACTGCTGGGGGCGCACAACTCCAGCACGGTCAATGGTGATGTCGGCCGGGTCGTCGGCTACGCGACCTTTGCCGTGCAGGAAAAGGCGCGCCCATGA
- a CDS encoding DNA recombination protein RmuC, producing MDSVLLVIAVVLTLAAFVGGYLLGRRSAGRLDQAAADRFAAISDAALDRQGAEVERAAQGREYRTGQMLAPVAQGLQALEARLQAIEKERAAMAADLRRQVDSVRVSGEQVRREARILSDALRTPQVRGSWAEQSLRRLVEASGMVDRVDFDLQVTYRPDSAQEGAGGSRPDMRVNLPGGKCVFVDSKAPLSRLLRAHATEDEDERAVHLEGFVANLRTHVDQLASKRYWDLEAGSPEFVVLYLPSDEVHREAMDRAPDLHEEASRKGVVLAGPSVLLPLLHVVASAWRHVSITEEATKIAALGRDLHTRIATVGSHVAKLGRSLDAAVLAYNKAVGSLESRVLVSARRFEDLGVAKDALAAPPVLSSTTRPMSAPELLED from the coding sequence ATGGATTCCGTGTTGCTCGTCATTGCCGTGGTACTCACCCTTGCCGCCTTCGTCGGCGGATACCTCCTCGGTCGGCGGTCGGCAGGGCGCTTGGACCAGGCGGCCGCCGATCGTTTCGCCGCCATCTCCGACGCCGCCCTGGACAGGCAGGGCGCAGAGGTCGAGCGCGCCGCCCAAGGAAGGGAGTACCGGACCGGTCAGATGCTTGCCCCGGTGGCCCAGGGCCTGCAGGCACTGGAGGCTCGCCTGCAGGCCATCGAGAAGGAACGCGCTGCCATGGCCGCTGACCTGCGCCGACAGGTCGACTCCGTGAGGGTGTCGGGAGAGCAGGTCCGCCGTGAGGCCCGCATCCTGTCCGACGCTCTGCGCACTCCCCAAGTGCGCGGCTCGTGGGCCGAACAGAGCCTGCGTCGCCTTGTCGAGGCCAGCGGCATGGTGGACAGGGTCGACTTCGACCTGCAGGTCACCTACCGGCCCGACTCCGCGCAGGAGGGTGCGGGCGGCTCGCGCCCGGACATGCGCGTGAACCTGCCCGGCGGCAAGTGCGTGTTCGTGGACTCCAAGGCACCCCTGTCGCGTCTTCTTCGCGCACACGCCACCGAGGACGAGGACGAGCGCGCCGTCCACCTGGAGGGGTTCGTGGCCAACCTGCGCACCCACGTCGACCAGTTGGCCTCCAAACGCTATTGGGACCTGGAGGCCGGATCCCCCGAGTTCGTCGTCCTGTACCTTCCCTCCGACGAGGTCCACCGTGAGGCCATGGACCGCGCCCCGGACCTCCATGAGGAGGCCTCCCGCAAGGGAGTGGTCCTGGCGGGCCCGTCGGTTCTGCTGCCCCTGTTGCATGTGGTGGCCAGCGCGTGGCGGCACGTGTCCATCACCGAGGAGGCCACCAAGATCGCTGCTCTGGGGCGGGACCTGCACACGCGCATTGCCACCGTGGGCTCCCATGTCGCCAAACTCGGCCGCAGCCTGGATGCTGCGGTGCTCGCCTACAACAAGGCGGTGGGTTCGCTTGAGAGCCGCGTGCTGGTCAGTGCCCGGCGCTTCGAGGACTTGGGGGTGGCAAAGGATGCGCTGGCCGCTCCGCCGGTGCTCTCCTCGACCACGAGGCCGATGAGTGCACCGGAACTGCTGGAGGACTGA
- a CDS encoding methylated-DNA--[protein]-cysteine S-methyltransferase encodes MSRASTSLPPTLVTTIATPDGPFTFLRDGQDRVIATGWNTGVPRLLALLHKDLRAEVDELVEAPGGFAAEAVEAYYDGELDAIGAVPVREKGTPMQEAGWRTLCEIPAGQALSYSAFAARFTRPLAVRAAASVCARNPVALFVPCHRVLRADGSLGGFGWGLEVKRSLLEREGVVLD; translated from the coding sequence ATGAGCCGAGCCAGCACCAGCCTCCCGCCGACCCTGGTGACGACCATTGCCACCCCTGACGGGCCCTTCACCTTCCTTCGTGACGGGCAGGACCGGGTGATCGCCACCGGGTGGAACACCGGGGTGCCGCGCCTGCTGGCGCTGCTGCACAAGGATCTGCGGGCCGAGGTCGATGAGTTGGTCGAGGCCCCCGGCGGCTTTGCCGCCGAGGCGGTCGAGGCCTACTACGACGGGGAATTGGACGCGATCGGCGCCGTGCCCGTACGTGAGAAGGGCACCCCCATGCAGGAGGCCGGCTGGCGGACCCTGTGCGAGATACCGGCCGGCCAGGCACTGTCCTACTCGGCCTTCGCGGCGCGCTTCACCAGACCCTTGGCGGTGCGCGCCGCCGCCTCCGTGTGTGCCCGCAACCCTGTGGCCCTTTTCGTACCCTGCCACCGGGTCCTGCGCGCCGACGGAAGCCTTGGCGGTTTCGGGTGGGGCCTGGAGGTCAAACGCTCACTGCTCGAACGTGAAGGAGTCGTCCTGGACTGA